The DNA region TGACCATTTGGAACAGTGTTAAACACTAAATAAATGAATTGTACCAGAGacagtattttgtgtgtgtgtgtgtgtgataaaaatatacagttgaagtcagaagtttacatacacttaggatggagtcattaaaataaatggacattttggatatatatggacagaattaattgaacaaaaggaccatttgtaatgtttatgggacatattggaatgccaacaaaagaagctcgtcaaaggtaaggcatgatttatattttatttctgcgttttgtgttgcgcctgcagggttgaaatatgctacactctttgtttactgttgtgctatcatcagataatagcatcttatgctttcgccaaaaagcctttttgaaatctgacatgttggctggattcacaacgagtgtagctttaatttggtatcttacatgtgtgatttaatgaaagttagatttttatatcattttattttgaatttggcgctctgcattttccctggcttttggccaagtgggacgcaagcgtcccccCTATCCCAGAGAgattttaaacagcttggaaaattccagaaaattatgtcatggctatagaagcttctgataggctaattgacatcatttgagtcaattggaagtgtacctgtggatgtatttcaaggcctaccttcaaacccagttcctctttgcttgacatcatgggaaatcagccaagacctaagaaaaaacattgtagccctccacaagtctggttcatccttgggagcaaattccaaacgcctgaaggtaccgcgttcatctgtataaacaatagtacgcaagtataaacaccatgggaccatgcagccgccataccgctcaggaaggagacgcgttctgtctcctagagatgaacgtactttggtgcgaaaagtgcaaatcaattccataacaacagcaatggacattgtgaagatgctggaggaaacaggtacaaaatatctatatccacagtaaaacgagtcctatatcgacataacctaaaaggccactcagcaaggaaaaagccactgctccaaaaccgccacagaaaatcccagactacggtttgcaactgcacatggggacaaatatcctactttttggagaaatgtcctctggtctaatgaaacaaaaattttaccgtttggccataatgaccatcgttatgttatgtttgcaagccgaagaacaccagcccaacagtgaagcacgggggtgcaagcatcatggtgtgggggtgctttgctgcaggagggactggtgcacttcaaaaaatagatggcatcatgaggagggagattatgtggatatattgaagcaacagctcaagacatcagtcaggaagttaaagcttggttgcaaatgggtcttccaaatggacaatgaccccaagcatacttccaaagttgtggcaaaatggcttaaggacaacaaagtcaaggtatttgagtggccatcacaaagccctgaactcaaccctatagacaatttgttggCAGTACTGAagaagcgtgtgcaagcaaggaggcctacaaacctgactcagttacaccagctctatcaggaggaatgggccagaattcacccaacttattgtgggaagcttgtggaaggctacccaaaacatttgacccaggttaaacaatttaaaggcaatgctaccaaatactaattgagtgtatgtaaacttctgacccactgggaatgtgatgaaagaaatacaaatctgaaataagtaattctctacttttattcttacatttcacattcttaaaataaagtggtgatcctaactgacctaagacagggaatttttactaggattaaatgtcaggaattgtgaaaaactgagtttaaatgtatttggctaaggtgtatgtaaacttctgacttcaactgtgtatgtgtatatataaaaacacacacacacacacacacacacacacacacacacacacacacacacgtgtcaaacagatcaaaatatattttatgtgagactcaaagtaaccacccttaaATTCAAAAAAGATtacagaccgtgtcaccagcaaagcacccccacaacatcacaccacctcctccataattcccggtgggaactacacatgcagagatcatccattcacctacttcgcatctcacaaagacacggcggctaGAACCAAATATCAAAAAATTTGGgctccactggtctaatgtacattgctcatgtttcttggcccaagcaagtcttctcaacccaattgggatggtttgggatgagttggaccgcagagtgaaggaaaagcagccaacaagtgctcagcatatgtgggaactccttcaagacggttagaaaagccttccaggtgaagctggttgaaagaatgccaagtgtgtacaaagctgtcatcaaggcaaagggtgactactttgaagaatctcaaatacattttgatttgattaacactttttgaggggttacatgattccatgtgttatttcatagtttggatgtcttcattATCATTCTACTATGCAGAAAACAGTACAAATAAAATAagaagtaggtgtgtccaaacttgactggtaacagtccattactttaagacatgaaacaaactccaagcgggccgtcatatgccttttactgtggaatagcttccatctggccactctaccacaaaggcctgtatggtggagtgctgcagagatggttgtccttctggaaggttctcccatcttcatagaggaactctagagctctgtcagagtgaccatcgggttcttggtcacctccctgcccaaggcccttctcccccgattgctcagtttcgcTGGGCGGCCAGAtgtaggaagagccttggtggttccaaacttctttcaatcaataatgatggatgccactgtgttcttggagaccttaaatgccgcagaaatgttttggtacccttccccagatctgtgccgcgacacaatcctgtctcggagctctatgaacAAAttcttcgacctcgtggcttggttttcgctctgatatacactgtcaactgtgggaccttatataggcaggtgtgtacctttccaaatcatgttcaatcaattgaatttaccacaggtggactccaatcaagttgtagaaacatcaagtatgatcaatggaaacaggatgcacctaagcacaatctcgagtctcatagtaaaggatctgaatacttatgtaaataaggtatctgttttgaTTTCTTAtacaaatttgcaaacatttctaaaacctgttttcgctttgtcattatgaggtattgtatgtagattgaggaggaaaaacatgtatttaatccatttaagaataaagctgtaacgtaacaaaatgtggaaaaagtcaagaggcctgaatactttccgaatgaactgtatATGGATGATgtataaagccaggcacatttaacagctaggctattgattatagaccgAATTAAGTTGGGGTTTCCTCTTTACTACATTTTATCAAGATAATTAAGGAAAGGGCTGTTTTCTCACTCCGCTGCTGCATTGTTCTCAAgaccaatatgctggttaactttaATATTATGCACATATGAACATAGGAAAACAATTCAAAGGCGCACTGAAGATGATGTTTCAGAACTGCGTACAGCGACCGCTATCCAACGCAGGAGAAAGAACATTTGTTATGAAATAgtatatttatttgtgttgtaCAATTAgttttacacaacatgccttatGTCCGATGTCCACCAGATGCATATACATTTTGTTTTGCCGGATGCCTAGCCCATATTTTCCGTACAATAAAGCAAGGCACGAGTTAAATACTGAAAGCAGGACCGCAGCCTAGTGTGTGTTGCGTGCTGCTCCATTGACAATGAATGACTTCCGCCGGAGCGCCATGAGTTTGATGCATCTGGTGGACATAAGGCCTTAGAGTGATGGACCGTGCCATCTCAGGCggctccgcaatggattagtccaccgaGACAGTCGcgtatcagacaggtgtcttgcgCACCAACATTTTTAAATTGCAACTGCTCGACAAAAGACATTTCGGTCGATCAACAGCCTATCGACTAATCCTCTAAATGGAGTCAGCCCTACTGTGCAGCCAGTCACCTCTTGGTTCCCACTCTGTGATTGGGGGCGATGTCGATGGTGTCTGTGGCGGAGTCGTGGCGGACAGCCAATCCCAGGTCAGCGATGCAGCAGGTACCATTCTTCTTCACCAGGATGTTCTTAGACTTCAGGTCGCGGTGGGCGATGGCTGGTTTACCtggggggagggggaagagggtaATGagtaaaaagagagggagggagagagagagagaagtggaaaaGGAAAAGAGCTATACAGAGAAAGGAAAAGCTGAGTGCAGAGTAAAACCACCACATTTCATATCTCTATATATACGTTATGTGGATACATGTGCCACATTTGATTGGTCCTCCTCACCTTGCGTGCCAACAATCTCCATGTGCAGGTGAGCCAGGCCACTGGAGGTGGACAAGGACAGCTTGATCATGCCCTCCACTGTCACCGTGTACCTGTTCAAGTAGTCAAACAGGGAGCCGTGCTCATGGTAATCTGATACCAGCCACAGCTGGGTCCACGTGCCGTTATCTTTGAGGAGAGCAAGGACAGCGAGCGGGGCAAAGGGAGGAGAGTGTGAAAGAGTGAGCTACCGTATCCTATTCCACAGGGAAACACTTTACATAATGAATGCATTTACAACAGATTATCTCATTAGTGAAAGGCTGCCTGCTAGCATCCTGACAATACTGTCTGGGTCCCAGCCAAATACACAGTTCTCACTGCTTGTCAGCTGATTTAGGCATGTGTGGCTTCTAAGTTACACTGACACAAAATTAAGAGCATTATAGAAGTCATATAAAATAGAACCAGtactgggtcatgttcagtagggcacactgTATAAAAATATTTTACAACAGAAAATAAAAACCTGGCcacttattggacaagttcagaaaGTACGTTCCTGTTTCTAAATGTTTTCTCCCAAATGATCACAACCCTGGCCCAATGTGCCCTCTGACCTTTGTTGTCAGCGGCGATGAAACCCAGGATGTTCTCATGGCGCAGCATGACCGTCTGGTAAATCTCAGCCTCGCGGAACCACGAGCGCTCCTCCCGAGATGAGAAGATCTTAACGGCCACCTCCTCTCCTCGCCAGCGGCCCCGCCACACCTCCCCGAACCTCCCCTTCCCAATGCTCTCCTGCAGGATAATGGTCCTTGCTATGGTCCTCTGCACTAGCAGAGGCAGGCCTGCagaaggggatggagagagagcacaGTTATCATGAGGCAAGGCTTTTAGGATAAGTTTGAAAGCAGTTCAAGCAGACCTTGAATAAAACGCAAGCCATTAGATCCAAAATGTGTCTTTCTGTTGATAAATCCAATGTGTGCTCAAGGCCAGATTTTAAAAACATTGAGGGAGACAgatgtacagttgtggccaaaagttttgagaatgacataaatattaattttcacaaagtctgctgcctcagtttgtatgatggcaatttgcatatactccagaatgttatgaagagtgatcagatgaattgcaattaattgcaaagtccctctttgccatgcaaatgaactgaatccccaaaaacatttccactgcatttcagccctgccacaaaaggaccaacttTCATCATGTCATCGATTCTCTTGTTaataacacaggtgtgagtgttgacggggacaaggctggagatcactctgtcatgctgattgagttcgaataacagactggaagcttcaaaaggaaggTGGTGCTTGgattcattgttcttcctctgtcaatcatggttatctgcaaaggaaacacgtgccgtcatcattgctttgcacaaaaaagggCTTCACAAGGATATTGctaccagtaagattgcacctaaatcaaccatttatcggatcatcaagagcttcaaggagagcggttcaattgttgtgaagaaggcttcacgTTGcctaagaaagtccagcaagcgtcaggaccatctcctaaagttgattcagctgcgggatcggggcaccaccagtacagagcttgctcgggaatggcagcaggcaggtgtgagtgcatctggacgcacagtgaggcgaagacttttggaggatggcctggtgtcaagaagggcagcaaagaagctacttctctccaggaaaaacatcagggacagactgatattctgcaaaaggtacagggattggactgctgactggggtaaagtaattttctctgacgAATCCTCTTTTCGATTGTTCGGGGCAtcaggaaaaaagcttgtccggagaagacaaggtgagcgctaccatcagtcctgtgtcatgtcaacagtaaagcatcctgagaccattaatgtgtggggttgcttctcagccaagggagtgggctcactcacaattttgcctaagaacacagccatgaataaagaatggtaccaacacatcctccaagagcaaattctcccaaccatccagtaacagcttggtgatgaacaatgccttttccagcacgatggagcaccttgccataggACAaacgtgataactaagtggctcagtgaacaaaacatcaatattttgggtccatggccaggaaactccccagaccttaatcacattgagaacttgtggtcaatcctcaagaggcgggtggacaaacaaaaacccacaaattctgacaaactccaagcattgattatgcaagaatgggctgtcatcagtcaggatgtggcccagaagttaattgacagcatgccagggcagattgcagaggtcttgaaaaagaagggtcaacactgcaaatattgactctttgcatcaacttcatgtaattgtcaataaaagcctttgacacttatgaaatgcttgtaattatacttcagtattccatagtcacatctgacaaaaatatctaaagacactgaagcagcaaactttgtggaaattaatatttgtgtccttctcaaaacttttggccacgactgtacagtaagAAAACATCAACAGTCAGACCTGCAGCTATCTGAGAATAGAACAAATTAACACTGTCTGAAGAGTGACGGTCTTCAATGTCCTCTCATTCTCTAATTTGGAGGTCCTCTGTCTGGTttcatctggtgtgtgtgtacataaaACAATCTAGAGCGTGCTTCTGCCCACATTCCGGCTGCCTGGCTGGTCGTCATTCTTTCCATTCTCTTAAACCTGGGCATTAAAACTCAATGAGCGGAGAGAAAAGCCAGCAAGTACGAGCCAGTTCGAAGGGCAGAGAAAAACAAATTCTGTCCCGACATCGCTTCAACAGAGGGTTAATTTTTGAAGCAAACTTCCATTGCCCTAACAAGAGTTACTAAATAACTTAATCTCCAGTTCTATGGACAGTTAATGTAAAAGCCCTCAGAGGATGATGGCCACACATAAGATGTCAAAAGGGTTGGCTGTAAGAGTGTGTGATGAGGCTATGATAGGTCAAAACTATGTGATTGGAAACATGAATTAGATGATATTTCTCTGATTGAATGATGGTCCTCGTCTGGTAGCAGTATGTCACAGCCTAGCCGGCTGCTAAGCTGATGTATTAATGAACACACGTCTCCTTATCATTCACTAAATCAGTCATAGCGAAGAACATTTCCAGCAGCATATTGGCTCTCATCTCGCAAACCACTCTATTGGAATTTAACAATTGAAGAGTATTGAACAACTTCTTCAATACAACCCACTGAGTATATGAGAAACTAAGAGCTTGCAAGGTCAGTTTTGCAGCTCTATGGAAACAACTTCTAAGCCTTTTCAGAACAACTTACATAAGCAGTCAGTAAATTACATTGGAAAGTGCCTACAGACAGACTTGTCCATTGGGCTGATATAACTATGACACAAATCCTCAAAGTATCCCCCCACCTCTAGATGGAATACTTTAAATCAATCCTAAGGGAGATTATAGCACTCCAAGGTGTGAAACCTGTATTGGTAAAGAGATGGGACGCTAATATGTTAGCTTCAGGAACATCTTAATGAAGATAAAACTGGACATATTGTACAGAGCATTATGGGTAAGGTAATTGATCATGCTACACCTCTAAGCTCATCAATCTGTTGAAAATGTATCTCCCATAGGTTGTGATGAATGTACAGTACATCAAACTACAAAACCCACCTGATCCGGAGCCTGAGGTGGTCATGTCGTAGATGAGGTCTTTGAGGGTGTGGCCGTCGGCCAGGAAGGGGTGGTCCATGGTAGGGTCTTCCTCGTTGGGCACGCGGCGGTGGACGACAGAGCGGCTGTGGCACACGTAGAACACCAGCAGCAGCACAAAGCACAGCACGCACACCGGCCCTGCGATGACAGCCGCCAGGGCTACTGGGCTCAGGGGAGGCGTACGAGCTGTGGGGActaagaaggggggggggggggggggggggtgatccaatcgctgattacttttttgtacaacacccctcatttTGATGTCCCCACAAACGACTTTAACGATAGGCCGTCTCAGTCTGAAGTATGTAGCAAACATAGAGAAGGGGAAAAATTATGTTTGAGTCATCAGGCAACCGGCTATCACTAAATTGCAGGAAATCAGTCAGTCATACTCATTGCTGGCTGTTTAGTCTGTCCGTAAGAGACAGTTTCCATCAAAATAACTTCCTTACATAATACACACAGCTTTTTTGGGAGTGATAAAGCAGGAACTGATAGGATTCATTTGAAAACATTGCAACAGCCTTGTTGAAACAAAAGCATTTCCCAATACTGGCTAGACTTTCTCATATTGACTTGCTGAGAATCATAAAAGTGTATTCTGCACACAGCGCTGAGACGTGAGAGTGATCAAATATTAAAATGGTACTTTCGGTCAGGCGCTTTCTTTTCTCAGAATAAGGGCCGTCGTGGGACTTCATTACGAAGAATCAAAACATGCTTCTGGAGCTTTTAAACGTTCAACTGCCTGGCCACTGCTTGTCAAATCTTTCCAATATTCACAGCTGCACACATACAGAGGAAGGCTTACTAATGGCTCTGCTATTGCTATGACACAGCTGAATGACACTACTGTATGGTGAGACAGAGGACATCTGCTGACTATCATACTGAAAAGCACAGCATGGAGGCAGTTTCAGACCCATGACCAAGAATGGCAGCACTGAGGTACTTCTTTCTGACCACAAGAGCTAAACCTGACAGCGTGTCCAAGCAGGGACATTGCCTCAGACATAAACAATATTCAGTGACATATAGGGCCAGTTTCGTTATCAATGATTAACCCTCTAgagcaggggtcgggaacctttttgactaagagagccatgaaagcaaaaaatttggaaatttatttcagtgagagccatataacatattttaaaagtgaattcaactaaatgtcagtataataagcctctgaatttgtcgaagtgccgctttacattcgaccgtttcatcgatgtaattttgtcattgcaaattagacacaccgcagaacctgctctctccacaaaggcgtattcttcggtccattcgtcctgaaatgtacgaaactcgtcatctttttttcttttcgccatcttcttcgtcgaagggttagctttgagctaatgaccgagcagactgattcaaaaggaggcgtttacctgttttacctagcaacggccaacgtaggccagtatcatttaatcaaaataatggacaattgctcctgcagccctgaacaggacatgagcagtgaaaaatcgatggatggattaaaacaagtgagaataggcctcccgggtggcgcagtggtctagagcactgcatcgcagtgctagctgcgccaccagagtctctgggttcgtgcccaggctctgtcgcagccggccgcaacagggaggtccgtggggcaacgcacaattggcttagcgtcgtccg from Salvelinus fontinalis isolate EN_2023a chromosome 26, ASM2944872v1, whole genome shotgun sequence includes:
- the LOC129824085 gene encoding TGF-beta receptor type-1-like — its product is MDRMRSYLTCWVLFLGAGIQISIALQCHCQWCSNSTCYTDGLCFVSFVKSGSKMVAQGSMCLPEADLIPKDRPFVCAPSKKENTGVVPVCCNTDMCNKDSDPGDYSLTFPTARTPPLSPVALAAVIAGPVCVLCFVLLLVFYVCHSRSVVHRRVPNEEDPTMDHPFLADGHTLKDLIYDMTTSGSGSGLPLLVQRTIARTIILQESIGKGRFGEVWRGRWRGEEVAVKIFSSREERSWFREAEIYQTVMLRHENILGFIAADNKDNGTWTQLWLVSDYHEHGSLFDYLNRYTVTVEGMIKLSLSTSSGLAHLHMEIVGTQGKPAIAHRDLKSKNILVKKNGTCCIADLGLAVRHDSATDTIDIAPNHRVGTKRYMAPEVLDDSINMKHFESFKRADIYAMGLVFWEIARRCSIGGIHEDYQLPYYDLVQSDPSVEEMRRVVCDQKLRANIPNRWQSCEVLRVMAKIMRECWYSNGAARLTALRIKKSLSQLSQQEGIKM